The DNA sequence CAGATCACTTTAAAATGTCTGGTAAATGGTGTTCAGCATCTTCCACATGTGTCTTTTGTTTTGAAATGGCATTCTGTAATGTTTTTCCTGTAAAGAATGTACAGAATTATTGGTTCATACTTTCACAGACATTCATGCTGCCCAGAGAGCATCTTGCCTCTCTTCCCTGTTCTGCTGATTCTGTGCCTTCATTGTACGTAGGGCAATTCTACTCCCCAAGTCAACGTTAATGGTGGATTTTCATATTTGCTATGTATCAGTTTGCCTGTAAAAACTTGCCTTTGGAACTGTTTAGCCTTGAGTTAACAGTGTTACAATGTGTAAGTACTGGAGGGAAGCAGTATATCTATCCGTTTATTTCCAAGGGCTCTGGTCTATACCTTTATAACATTAGTGCATGCTGTCTTGTTAGGAAGCAGCTCTGACTGCCTTTCGGAAGACATACGACAAAACTGTGGCTCTGGGCCACCGGCTGGATATTGTCTTCTATTTGCTTCGAATCGGTTTATTTTATATGGACAATGATCTCATCACACGGAACACTGAAAAAGCAAAAAGGTATTGTTTTTGTTGCAGTAGACTGTAGAACAGTGGCAGgcttccccagccccgcacccggggcaaagatctgcagtggttccaccctgcgggatgctgctgccctccccacatGTAAATCCAACCCCCTTCACCTGCAGTGAAGTGGAGCTTCACACGGCTCCAGGACAAACCATGAAAGTCTTCTggggcttccccacagtcttaaactgtgcttcctgcaaattggaagcacagtttcggattgtgtcgggagcctcagtgaggcttttgCGCAGTCCTAGAGGCATGTGAGACTCCATGCCCGGGACATTTGCCTCTTTTTGATAAATGGCAGGTCCGCAACTACTGTGGAACTGGGGGAGCAAATTATCTTGATATAAAGAATGAATAGGTATGTTTTGATTCATGGGCAATGTTTGTTTTGAAAATGGTTGCAGGCCAGTCTGTTTGCTAGTGAATGATTCCTGTATATAGCATCAAGTGTATGCTCTATATATTAACTCTCTCTCTATAGAGAGAGTGATATATAAGGTCTGTGTCTGAATTGCACAGTGTACCAGAATGGCGCTTGCTCATTGTACTTGATGTGTGGCATCTTTGCCAATAAAGGTTAGAGGCTCCTGTGTTCAGGAATAGCTCATAGGCTTTGTTTACTTCACCAGCTTTCATAAAGTGGTTCAGATCTGAAGTGTGTTTGTGTATTGCTGAGGAGTGCAGAGGGGGGGTGAATCCTCACAGagatttgtttttcttctccaAGCCTAATAGAAGAAGGAGGAGACTGGGACCGGCGGAATCGTCTTAAGGTCTACCAGGGTCTTTACTGCGTGGCCATTCGAGACTTCAAGCAGGCAGCAGAGCTCTTTCTGGATACAGTTTCGACGTTCACATCTTATGAACTTATGGATTACAAAACCTTTGTAACGTACACAGTCTATGTCAGCATGATTGCGTTAGACAGGCCTGACCTTAGAGAGAAGGTAGGTCAAGCAGCTATTTGCACAGATCCTGTGCTCTGTAGATTTTTATTGCTTCAGTACGTCTGATTTTTGCTTTTCCTCATTCTCTTTTAGGTTATCAAAGGGGCAGAGATTCTTGAAGTGTTGCACAGTTTGCCAAAAGTGCGGCAGTATCTTTTTTCACTCTATGAATGTCGGTATTCGGTTTTCTTCCAGTCACTGGGTAAGAAACTCTTTTGCCTAGTTATacattgtagtctgtatgagttAATAGAAATAAGGTGGGCAGCATCCCGCACTAGCATACCTGGGGGTGGGTTTAAGGAGTGCTCCTGCCATCCATGCCCCCCCGCCACTTTCTGTTGccttggaaaaaaatttaaaagggtGGCCATTTGGAGGGGTTGCTCTGAACAGCCACCCCTTTCCAAAGTGGCAGAAGCCACTTTAAAACCACTTTGAAAAGGGTGAGGGGTGGTTGGctggaagtaattgtgatgatggcattatgtcaccacaattacttccagttgAGCTGGGGATGGCACTGGTGTTCCTTGCACCAAGGTGGCAAGAGAACCAGGTCCGCCAGTGGCATCCGGTCCCCGTATAATGCATAAAACTCTCCACTAAAACTTGCCTTCCACTTTCTAGGTTGGGTTTAGGtttctagggtttttttttttctaggtttGGCATTTTCGAACCTCATAATTGTGGGCTATCCCCAGTTTAAGAGAGAAAATTAGCTTGAACCTTCCCCACATACTGCTAAAACAGAACATAGATTGTTCGGAATAGGACGGCTCTTATTCCTATCTAGTAGCAAGTAAGACAAAAAGTAGTGTATGCTTTATGGGATGGGGAGTAAAATGCCCATGAATGTGGTGACCTTTTCCATTGGTCTTCTTGACTCAAAAATAGAAATGAGTCTGTGTATGGTGAGCATTTCTTTTGGGGGCTGTCTGATGGGAAGGAACTCTGACTAATGTTCACAAGTACACAGATCTTCAGAGGCAGTCTCATCTTGGTGCCTGAGATCTACTACTTCTAGGATGCTCTATGGCACCAAAAATTCATGATCACCTTCCCTataaaactgaggctgcaattttatacacactttGGTGGTAGTAcgctccattgaatacagtggaacttatttcacTGTAAGACATGTATAGGATGGTGCTATAAGTCTCTTTCTAGTACTTTGGCTCCTTTGTAAATGGCACTCCATCTACCCCTGGTGTTTCTTTCTGTCACCTTCTGTAACTTCCTGCACTGCTCCTGGTACCCCAGTCCTGTGTCATATCCCTGTATGAGTGCTGTAATACTTTACCAACGGTGAGTCCTTTACATGGTACACATATGATATTGTAAAGTAACATGGCTTCTGGGTCCTTTCCCTTAGGAGCAGAAGGTGTGCAGTGCATAGCAGGCCTGGGTTAGTCAGGCAATGTGTGATGGGCTCTGCAGTTTGTGCATCAAATACTGCATTTCAGTTATGGCACTGTAACACCCAGTGGAGCAAGTAGCTGAAGATGTATCCGGCTTACGTTAGCTTTCCTGGAACTACAGCATGTGGTCTTGCAGTTTACTTGTCTTTGCTTTGGAAAAATCCATCCCAAAGTCTTTCTGTTAGAAGCAGTTTACCGTCACTTTTGTATTAGTGCTGCCATGTTCAGCATATGAGAACTAAGGGTGGGTGGTGATATACATCATCAAGCATATGTGGGTGGATCATGAGGGCAGTGAAAGTGATGGAAGTGACTCAACTCTCAAAAGAAGTTGCCCACAGTAGTCTCTTCTTAAGCCTAGTGGTAAACTATATTTTGAGAGTGATCTTGTAGTATATTTTCTTTGCCTTCTGTACAAGTGAGGGCAGAGCTAACATCTGTTAAgacataatttattacatttcCATTTCAGCCACTGTAGAGCAAGAGATGAAGAAAGATTGGCTGTTTGCGCCTCACTATCGCTACTATGTTCGGGAAATGAGAATCCATGCCTACAGCCAGCTCCTAGAATCTTATAGGTCACTCACACTTGGTTACATGGCAGATGCTTTTGGAGTCTGTGTAGAGTTCATAGATCAGTAAGtaactttttgattttttttaaacactctttTTACACCTTAATGATTCCACTATAGATAAGCAGATACCAAATCAATCATTTAACTTTTTATTATTTCAAAAACTTAGACCATGTTCAATATATAGTGCTGGTAACCTTGGCAAAGGAGAACCATTGATCACAATATATGCAAAGGCTAAAATAGCCTGTTCCCTTTGCAGTGATGCAGTAGTAGCTTAAACTATAGGCAGGCATTTTACTAATTATGACTATAGTAATTATGATTGGGgagagcagagcacatgctttgcacaaaGCAGGTCCATGTTTCAATGCCTAGGACCTCCCATCAAAAAAACTTCAAGGAGCAAGGCTTTggtgagctgctgccaatcagtgtagaccaggggtgctcaataggtggattgcgatctaccggtagatcgtgaggcaaaatgagtagatcgcggagtgccaaccccccccttcaggtgcctctgggaggaaacgccgggagtaaggcccattgtactcaatggggcttactcccaggtaagtgtggctaggattgcagcctcacagcctaatcctaggcatgtctactcaggagtaagtcctgttatactcagtggggctcaaggtacaccaacatacattgtacacataaatgttatatgttatgatggcgcgaacattgtaaaaaaaactctggtagatctccaggccttgctgggtttcaaagtagctctcgagccaaaaaagtgtgagcacccctggtgtagactgtAGGGGGTTTAATGGACTGATGttctgtataaggcagtttcatgacCTGGAGGAATTGTGCGCCAATTTTAAATTTCTCTGTGATTTTCTCCAAATACACTGGCTGCTCTCAAAACCTCCAAGTTAAAAAGAAGTGTTGGTGTGGAAGTTGCAGAGGGGAAAATTGCAGGACAAGTGGGCATTCATGCTGACAACACTTGCCCTCTCACACAGCCAGACCAGGACTTTTAAATGCACTCTAAAGGTTCCACCAGTCCAGTCAATTGAGAAGAAACGGCAGCAAGTTCTTCTGCATACATGTTGCAGATGAAGGGAATAAAGTGATGTAGTTGAATGAAAATTTTTAAGATTCAGCGTAGGTCAtgtataaaaatattaaatatattaaaagaatTAGTCCCCACTCAGAATTGTAACCAGTGCTGTTTAGCATCTGTATTAAGTTGCTGAGAGACTCCAATTCCAAAAGTCTCAATGATCATCAATGAGCTGACTACATCCAGTTCTAGATTTCATGAACTGAACATCCAGGAGCTCCGGTCTTGCTTTTGGAGACTGTGTGCGCACTGATGAGGTTAAACAAACTAATATCGAATCCAGACAAGATACTGGTGGATTATCCATCACTGTCTTAAGGGAATTGTTCTTGGAACAAGGGGTGAAACTCATCCATCTAAGCAGGTTTGGGATACTGTAGAGCTCGTCCTTACTTTTGGATATGTAGATAGCAACACTGGCTAGGAgtgcacttttttaaaattaagaattTTATGTACCCGCTTATTGTAAACAAGCCTCAACTAGCAggtgcactgcttcttgtgtagGTGTCACCCTTTTTTAGAATAGGGAGACCTTTCCACTGATCTCGACTAAGTTTATTCTCTGTGGTATGTTGTAGTAGCGACATCTAGATTCACTACAGTGCTTTGCTATCTGTTGAAGATGTCCCAGAAAATGCAGCTGTTGTAAAGTTGTGATGTGCTTCTTGGTGTTGCAAGCGAGATCATCAATCAGGTCTGCAGCAGAAGTGCAGGCTGCCTCagtttccaagcccaattcagaGTGGTGGTGATTTCTTCTTAAAGCTATTTGTGGCTGGAACCAACAAATCTTTGGTCTACCAAAGCCCCAAAGCAATATTAGTCCCACTTGTGGTTTGCTAGTTGCATTTTGACATTTGGTTGACGTCCCAATAATCGTAT is a window from the Tiliqua scincoides isolate rTilSci1 chromosome 2, rTilSci1.hap2, whole genome shotgun sequence genome containing:
- the PSMD6 gene encoding 26S proteasome non-ATPase regulatory subunit 6, which translates into the protein MPLENLEEEGLPKNPDLRIAQLRFLLSLQPQRPDPAVRQELMAAVRRHDMAPYYESLCKSLDWQVDTDLLNKMKKANEDELKRLDDELEDAEKNLGESEIRDAMMAKAEYLCRIGDKEAALTAFRKTYDKTVALGHRLDIVFYLLRIGLFYMDNDLITRNTEKAKSLIEEGGDWDRRNRLKVYQGLYCVAIRDFKQAAELFLDTVSTFTSYELMDYKTFVTYTVYVSMIALDRPDLREKVIKGAEILEVLHSLPKVRQYLFSLYECRYSVFFQSLATVEQEMKKDWLFAPHYRYYVREMRIHAYSQLLESYRSLTLGYMADAFGVCVEFIDQELSRFIAAGRLHCKIDKVNEIVETNRPDSKNWQYQETIKKGDLLLNRVQKLSRVINM